From the genome of Halomonas sp. I5-271120, one region includes:
- a CDS encoding mannitol dehydrogenase family protein, whose protein sequence is MIHLDNAHLDDLGADIATPDYDRKAVTEGIVHIGVGGFHRAHQAMYLDELMNQGEALDWGIVGVGVMPGDRRMKEALAAQDHLYTLVLKHPDGRREARVIGAMLDYLFAPEDPEAVVERMAAPGIRIVSLTVTEGGYNFHPVSGEFDLDNPDVQHDLAPSATPKTSFGLVIEALRLRRERGLAPFTVMSCDNIQGNGDVARKMFTAFAHARDGELGAWVEAEVPFPNSMVDRITPVTTAEDIAELGSQFGVEDAWPVVCEPFTQWVLEDRFVAGRPALEHVGVQVVEDVEPYELMKLRLLNASHQALAYFGYLAGYRYAHEASADPLFETFLLDYMTHEATPTLAPLPGVDLDDYRRTLIARFANPEVKDTLARLCAESSDRIPKWMLPVVRAQIDKGGDIHRCAAVVASWARYAEGLDEQGEAITVVDRLKDELMAIAAKNHDHPTAFIENRELFGDLAENARFREAYFTALDRLHRLGARATLEALVKNQG, encoded by the coding sequence ATGATCCATCTCGATAACGCCCACCTGGATGACCTGGGAGCCGATATCGCCACCCCAGACTACGACCGCAAGGCGGTCACCGAGGGCATCGTCCATATCGGCGTCGGGGGGTTTCACCGCGCCCACCAGGCCATGTACCTCGATGAGCTGATGAACCAAGGCGAGGCGCTCGACTGGGGCATCGTCGGGGTCGGCGTGATGCCCGGTGATCGCCGGATGAAAGAGGCGCTGGCCGCCCAGGATCATCTCTATACCCTGGTGCTGAAACATCCTGACGGGCGACGCGAGGCGCGGGTGATCGGCGCCATGCTCGACTATCTGTTTGCCCCGGAGGACCCGGAGGCGGTGGTCGAACGGATGGCCGCTCCGGGCATCCGCATCGTCTCGCTGACCGTCACCGAAGGCGGCTACAACTTCCACCCGGTGAGCGGCGAATTCGACCTCGATAACCCTGACGTCCAGCATGATCTGGCGCCCTCGGCCACCCCGAAGACCTCCTTCGGCCTGGTCATCGAGGCCCTGCGTCTTCGCCGTGAGCGTGGCCTCGCCCCCTTCACGGTGATGTCCTGCGACAACATCCAGGGCAATGGCGACGTCGCCCGCAAGATGTTCACGGCCTTCGCCCATGCAAGGGACGGCGAGCTGGGCGCCTGGGTCGAGGCCGAGGTGCCCTTTCCCAACTCGATGGTCGACCGCATCACGCCCGTCACCACCGCCGAGGATATCGCCGAGCTCGGCAGTCAGTTCGGCGTTGAGGACGCCTGGCCGGTGGTCTGTGAACCCTTCACTCAGTGGGTTCTCGAGGACCGCTTCGTGGCCGGACGTCCCGCCCTCGAGCACGTCGGCGTGCAGGTGGTCGAGGACGTCGAGCCCTATGAACTGATGAAGCTGCGGCTGCTCAATGCCAGCCACCAGGCGCTGGCCTACTTCGGTTACCTGGCCGGCTACCGCTATGCCCACGAGGCCAGCGCCGACCCGCTGTTCGAGACGTTCCTGCTCGATTACATGACCCACGAGGCGACCCCGACCCTGGCGCCGCTGCCGGGCGTCGACCTGGATGACTATCGCCGCACCCTGATCGCTCGCTTCGCCAACCCCGAGGTCAAGGACACCCTGGCGAGGCTCTGCGCCGAGAGCTCGGATCGCATTCCCAAGTGGATGCTGCCGGTGGTCCGCGCGCAGATCGACAAGGGGGGCGATATCCATCGCTGCGCCGCGGTGGTGGCGAGCTGGGCACGCTATGCCGAAGGCCTCGACGAGCAGGGCGAGGCGATCACCGTGGTCGACCGCCTCAAGGACGAACTGATGGCGATCGCGGCAAAAAATCACGACCATCCCACCGCCTTTATCGAGAACCGCGAGCTGTTCGGTGATCTTGCCGAGAACGCGCGCTTCCGCGAGGCCTACTTTACCGCGCTCGACCGTCTGCATCGCCTGGGCGCCCGGGCTACGCTGGAAGCGCTGGTCAAGAATCAAGGCTGA
- a CDS encoding carbohydrate ABC transporter permease, translating to MTTARTHSVSGASASPVKRSPLASTLLNRRLWLGVLGWTLALMIFFPIFWMVLTGFKTEADAIADPSLIFSPTLENYAEVQSRAGYAKFAFNSVVVAFGSTLLALLIAIPAAYSMAFLPTKRTKGTLLWMLSTKMLPPVGVLVPIYLLFRDVGLLDTRTGLVIVYTLMNLPIVVWMLYTFFKDMPKDILEAGRMDGAGTLQEVIYLLLPLTLPGIASTGLLAVILSWNEAFWSLNLTSSQAAPLTAYIASFSSPEGLFWAKLSAASTMAIAPIIVFGWLTQKQMVRGLTFGAVK from the coding sequence ATGACGACTGCAAGAACCCACTCCGTGTCCGGGGCCTCTGCCTCGCCGGTCAAGCGGTCACCGCTGGCCAGTACTCTGCTCAATCGACGCCTATGGCTCGGCGTGCTGGGCTGGACGTTGGCCCTGATGATCTTCTTCCCGATCTTCTGGATGGTGCTGACCGGCTTCAAGACCGAGGCCGACGCCATCGCCGACCCGAGTCTGATCTTCTCGCCGACGCTTGAGAACTACGCTGAGGTCCAGAGCCGCGCGGGCTATGCCAAGTTCGCCTTCAATAGTGTGGTGGTGGCCTTCGGCTCGACGCTGCTGGCGCTGCTGATCGCCATTCCGGCGGCCTATTCGATGGCCTTTCTGCCCACCAAGCGCACCAAGGGCACCCTGCTGTGGATGCTGTCCACCAAGATGCTGCCGCCGGTCGGCGTGCTGGTGCCGATCTATCTGCTGTTCCGTGACGTCGGGCTTTTGGATACCCGTACCGGGCTGGTCATCGTCTACACCCTGATGAACCTGCCGATCGTGGTCTGGATGCTCTACACCTTCTTCAAGGACATGCCCAAGGACATCCTCGAGGCGGGCCGTATGGATGGCGCCGGCACCCTGCAGGAGGTGATCTACCTACTGCTGCCGCTGACTCTGCCGGGCATTGCCTCCACCGGCCTGCTGGCGGTGATCCTGAGCTGGAACGAGGCCTTCTGGAGTCTCAACCTCACCTCATCCCAGGCGGCCCCGCTGACGGCCTATATCGCCTCTTTCTCGAGCCCCGAAGGGCTGTTCTGGGCCAAGCTTTCCGCGGCCTCGACCATGGCCATTGCGCCCATCATCGTTTTCGGATGGTTGACCCAGAAACAGATGGTACGCGGCCTGACCTTTGGCGCCGTCAAGTAA
- a CDS encoding ABC transporter ATP-binding protein: MATLQLKQLNKSFDDTHVIKGVDLEVNDREFVVFVGPSGCGKSTLMRMIAGLENATSGDILIDGARMNDVGPADRGLAMVFQSYALYPHMTVEDNMGFSMRLAGVSKDKRREKVLEAAKILQLEPLLDRKPKALSGGQRQRVAIGRAIVRNPSIFLFDEPLSNLDAALRVQMRIELARLHEELDATMIYVTHDQIEAMTMADKIVVLQGGEIEQVGSPMELYHHPRNRFVAGFIGSPKMNFLPVEVVEADAKGVSVKLPGGGIINVPAKGNGLQPGTALELGVRPEHLVLDDTQGPLSGEIQVLERLGGQTSLYVQMGETLMTLMADGDVAHRVRDEVRFGFEPERAHLFDGEGLALPSLHQHPLAGLRRQDNRASSDAVDH; encoded by the coding sequence ATGGCAACGCTACAACTCAAACAGCTCAACAAGAGCTTCGATGACACCCATGTCATCAAGGGCGTCGACCTTGAGGTCAACGACCGCGAATTCGTGGTTTTCGTTGGCCCTTCCGGCTGCGGCAAGTCGACCCTGATGCGCATGATTGCGGGGCTCGAGAATGCCACCAGCGGCGATATTCTCATCGACGGGGCGCGCATGAACGACGTGGGTCCCGCTGATCGTGGCCTGGCCATGGTCTTCCAGAGTTATGCGCTCTATCCGCACATGACCGTCGAAGACAACATGGGCTTCAGCATGCGCCTGGCGGGTGTCTCGAAGGACAAACGCCGCGAGAAGGTGCTCGAAGCGGCCAAAATCCTGCAGCTCGAGCCGCTGCTGGATCGCAAGCCCAAGGCGCTGTCTGGCGGCCAGCGCCAGCGCGTGGCGATCGGCCGCGCCATCGTGCGCAACCCCAGCATCTTCCTGTTCGACGAGCCGCTTTCCAACCTCGACGCGGCCCTGCGCGTGCAGATGCGTATCGAACTGGCGAGGCTCCATGAGGAGCTCGACGCCACCATGATCTACGTCACCCATGACCAGATCGAGGCCATGACCATGGCCGACAAGATCGTGGTATTGCAGGGCGGTGAGATCGAGCAGGTGGGCTCGCCCATGGAGCTCTATCACCATCCCCGCAATCGCTTCGTGGCCGGTTTCATCGGCTCGCCGAAGATGAACTTCCTGCCCGTCGAGGTGGTCGAGGCCGACGCCAAGGGCGTCAGCGTCAAGCTACCGGGCGGCGGCATTATCAACGTGCCTGCCAAGGGCAACGGCCTGCAGCCGGGCACCGCCCTGGAGCTGGGTGTCCGCCCAGAACATCTGGTGCTCGACGACACCCAGGGACCGCTTAGCGGCGAGATCCAGGTCCTCGAACGTCTGGGGGGCCAGACCTCGCTGTACGTCCAGATGGGGGAGACCCTGATGACCCTGATGGCAGACGGCGATGTCGCGCACCGAGTGCGTGATGAGGTGCGCTTCGGCTTCGAACCGGAGCGGGCACATCTGTTCGATGGGGAAGGGCTGGCCCTGCCGAGCCTGCATCAGCATCCCCTGGCAGGCCTGCGCCGTCAGGACAATCGCGCGTCCTCCGATGCCGTCGATCACTGA
- a CDS encoding YqaA family protein encodes MLRSLTSARRWLSRLSASRHALWLLGLASVLETLLVPIPIEVILIPWMLAEPQRRWRLAGVALAGNLFAALIGYGLGSLAMAQWGDALLPLFGGESAYQAFQARFLDNGFVAILAVGVIPIPFQTAMLVAGASDYPLPLFLLAALIGRGLRYFGLALLVALAGEAALGLWKRHARPLGAGLTVMAGFWLAWELVS; translated from the coding sequence ATGCTCCGCTCCCTGACCTCTGCCCGTCGCTGGCTTTCGCGCCTGAGCGCCTCGCGCCACGCCCTGTGGCTGCTGGGCCTTGCCTCGGTGCTGGAAACGCTGCTGGTGCCGATCCCCATTGAAGTGATCCTGATTCCCTGGATGCTCGCCGAGCCTCAGCGCCGCTGGCGTCTCGCCGGGGTGGCGCTGGCCGGCAACCTGTTCGCCGCCCTCATCGGTTATGGCCTCGGGAGCCTCGCCATGGCCCAGTGGGGCGATGCCTTGCTGCCGCTCTTTGGCGGCGAATCGGCTTACCAGGCCTTTCAGGCGCGCTTCCTGGACAACGGCTTCGTGGCCATCCTGGCCGTCGGTGTCATCCCCATACCCTTCCAGACCGCCATGCTGGTGGCAGGCGCCAGCGACTACCCGCTACCGCTATTCCTGCTGGCGGCGCTGATCGGCCGCGGGCTGCGTTACTTCGGCCTGGCGCTGCTGGTGGCGCTGGCCGGCGAGGCCGCATTGGGTCTGTGGAAGCGCCATGCTCGCCCGCTGGGAGCCGGCCTGACCGTGATGGCCGGTTTTTGGCTGGCCTGGGAGCTGGTTAGCTAG
- a CDS encoding DUF1127 domain-containing protein, with translation MRLAHRPRLLERLPLLSLTRLAGRYDRLRQRLRYLSQRQASRRALLMLDDHQLMDIGKSRRQAEQEGRKPFWQS, from the coding sequence ATGCGACTCGCTCACCGCCCAAGGCTTCTTGAAAGACTCCCGCTTTTATCGCTGACTCGGCTCGCCGGGCGGTATGACAGGTTACGCCAGCGGCTTCGCTACCTCAGCCAACGCCAGGCCTCGCGTCGCGCGCTGCTGATGCTGGACGATCATCAGCTCATGGACATCGGCAAATCCCGCCGCCAGGCCGAACAGGAAGGCCGCAAGCCTTTCTGGCAGAGCTGA
- the xylB gene encoding xylulokinase, whose product MYIGVDCGTQSTKVVVVDIDAATILGEASRSHRLIEGANGRREQHPGDWLAAFRGAFQDAVAKANIDPGAIRAIGVSGQQHGLVALDRDGEPVYPAKLWCDTETANHNATLIDRLGGEAGCLERLGLVLQTGYTASKLAWLRDTHPEAYQRIDSVLLPHDYLNFWLTGERVSEAGDASGTGYFDTRRREWRHDVFAEIAPELDAQAVLPRLIDAQQPAGVVRPALARELGLAEGVVVSSGGGDNMLGAIGTGNIRPGEITMSLGTSGTLCAHSSEPVQAESAMVANFCSSDGGWLPLICTMNVTSATTRIRELFGLELDDFGEHVASAPIGAEGVLMLPFFDGERVPALPQASASLLGLTGTNLKRANLCRAVMEGATFGMRYGLEQLGSLAAGARQIRLIGGGAKSPVWRQMVADITGIPVISPRITDAAALGAALQAAWCERQSGTSLETLCERLVVLDEATRAEPVSARVAAYEAVYTRYRQALAERHGIPD is encoded by the coding sequence ATGTATATTGGCGTGGATTGCGGCACCCAGAGTACCAAGGTGGTGGTGGTCGATATCGACGCCGCCACCATCCTCGGTGAGGCGAGCCGCTCGCACCGGCTGATCGAGGGGGCCAATGGCCGTCGCGAACAGCATCCCGGTGACTGGCTCGCGGCGTTTCGCGGCGCCTTCCAGGACGCCGTGGCCAAGGCGAACATCGACCCTGGCGCGATTCGCGCCATCGGTGTCTCGGGGCAGCAGCACGGTCTGGTGGCGTTGGATCGTGACGGTGAACCGGTCTATCCGGCCAAGCTGTGGTGCGACACCGAAACCGCCAATCACAATGCCACGCTGATTGATCGTCTGGGCGGTGAGGCCGGCTGTCTCGAGCGACTGGGCCTGGTTCTGCAGACCGGGTATACCGCTTCGAAGCTCGCCTGGCTGCGCGATACTCACCCCGAGGCCTATCAGCGCATCGACAGCGTGCTGCTGCCTCACGACTACCTCAACTTCTGGCTGACCGGCGAGCGGGTCAGCGAGGCCGGAGACGCCTCCGGCACTGGCTACTTCGATACCCGGCGACGCGAATGGCGGCACGATGTCTTCGCCGAGATCGCCCCCGAGCTCGATGCACAGGCGGTGCTGCCAAGGCTGATCGACGCTCAGCAGCCAGCCGGGGTAGTGCGCCCGGCGCTGGCCCGGGAGCTGGGGCTTGCCGAAGGCGTAGTGGTCTCGAGCGGCGGGGGCGACAACATGCTTGGCGCCATCGGCACCGGCAACATCCGGCCGGGCGAAATCACCATGAGCCTTGGCACCTCCGGTACGCTCTGTGCGCATTCCAGCGAACCGGTGCAGGCCGAAAGCGCCATGGTCGCCAACTTCTGTTCAAGCGACGGCGGCTGGCTGCCGCTGATCTGCACCATGAACGTCACCTCGGCGACGACGCGGATTCGCGAACTGTTCGGGCTTGAACTCGACGACTTCGGCGAACACGTCGCGTCTGCCCCTATCGGCGCCGAGGGCGTGCTGATGCTGCCGTTCTTCGATGGCGAGCGGGTGCCCGCGCTGCCACAGGCCTCGGCCAGCCTGCTGGGACTGACCGGCACCAACCTTAAGCGGGCCAACCTGTGTCGGGCGGTGATGGAGGGGGCGACCTTCGGGATGCGCTATGGTCTCGAGCAGCTCGGCTCACTCGCTGCCGGCGCCCGGCAGATTCGCCTGATCGGCGGCGGGGCGAAGAGCCCGGTATGGCGCCAGATGGTGGCCGATATCACCGGTATTCCGGTGATCAGCCCACGGATCACCGATGCCGCGGCGCTGGGTGCGGCGCTGCAGGCCGCCTGGTGCGAACGCCAGAGCGGTACCTCGCTGGAGACGCTTTGCGAACGGCTGGTGGTGCTCGATGAGGCGACGCGCGCCGAGCCCGTGTCGGCACGCGTCGCGGCCTATGAGGCGGTTTACACCCGCTATCGTCAGGCGTTGGCCGAGCGGCATGGCATCCCGGACTGA
- a CDS encoding L-iditol 2-dehydrogenase, whose amino-acid sequence MKLNDKVAVVTGGARGIGLAIVERYLAEGAKVVVADIDRDAVDAAVAHLQQSSGDADRVLGVRLDVCDPASVAALIEETRRHLGGIDILVNNAAVFDMAPVLEVTEASYDKQFGVNVKGAFFTLQAVARAMVERGQGGKIINMASQAGRRGEPLVSMYCASKAAVISLTQSCGLALIEHGINVNGIAPGVVDTPMWEEVDALFARYEGRPLGEKKRLVGEAVPYGRMGRPEDHTGAAVFLASDDSDYVVAQTLNVDGGNWMS is encoded by the coding sequence ATGAAACTCAATGACAAAGTCGCGGTGGTGACCGGCGGTGCTCGGGGCATTGGCCTTGCCATCGTCGAGCGCTATCTGGCCGAGGGAGCCAAGGTGGTGGTGGCCGATATCGATCGCGATGCCGTCGACGCGGCCGTGGCCCATTTGCAGCAGTCGAGCGGTGATGCCGACCGTGTTCTGGGCGTTCGTCTGGACGTCTGTGACCCGGCCTCGGTCGCGGCGCTGATCGAGGAGACCAGGCGTCATCTCGGCGGTATCGACATCCTCGTCAACAATGCGGCGGTGTTCGATATGGCGCCGGTGCTCGAGGTAACCGAGGCGAGCTATGACAAGCAGTTTGGCGTCAACGTCAAAGGCGCCTTCTTCACCCTGCAGGCCGTGGCACGGGCCATGGTCGAGCGTGGGCAGGGCGGCAAGATCATCAACATGGCGTCCCAGGCTGGTCGCCGGGGCGAGCCGCTGGTCAGCATGTACTGCGCCAGCAAGGCGGCGGTGATCAGCCTGACCCAGTCCTGCGGCCTGGCGCTGATCGAGCACGGCATCAACGTCAACGGCATCGCCCCGGGCGTGGTCGATACGCCGATGTGGGAGGAAGTCGATGCGCTCTTCGCCCGTTACGAAGGGCGGCCCCTGGGTGAGAAGAAGCGCCTGGTCGGTGAAGCGGTGCCCTACGGACGCATGGGCCGGCCGGAAGATCACACCGGCGCTGCCGTCTTCCTGGCCAGTGATGACAGCGACTACGTGGTGGCCCAGACCCTGAACGTCGATGGCGGCAACTGGATGAGCTGA
- a CDS encoding AzlD family protein, with protein MSLPMNLPVSPAGALAAIVIMALVTYLTRAGGVLVMSWVPIGPRVERFINAMGGSVLVAVITPMAVNGDIAARLALAATLGVMLATRKPLPSIGAGIVTAALWRLI; from the coding sequence ATGAGCCTGCCCATGAACCTACCCGTAAGCCCCGCAGGAGCCCTGGCCGCCATCGTCATCATGGCGCTGGTGACCTATCTGACTCGCGCCGGCGGCGTGCTGGTGATGTCATGGGTGCCGATCGGGCCGCGCGTCGAGCGCTTCATCAACGCCATGGGCGGCTCGGTGCTGGTGGCGGTGATCACACCCATGGCGGTCAACGGCGACATCGCCGCGCGTCTGGCGCTTGCCGCCACCCTGGGGGTGATGCTGGCGACCCGCAAGCCGCTGCCATCGATCGGCGCCGGCATCGTCACCGCCGCCCTGTGGCGGCTGATCTAA
- a CDS encoding AzlC family ABC transporter permease, with the protein MSSNPSSPPTPGARLDRAGTLSGLKRMAPMSLFVIAFGLAFGVAALQQGLSGLETLLMSGLVFAGAAQFAVLDLWGPEIPVIALIATTFAINARHLLMGASLYPWLRHLPPRQRYSSLLILSDSNWAMAASDYRRGETNVGMLVGGGLALWMAWMVGTLIGVVFGSGISDPERFGLDVIMGCFLLAMLVGGTRDPWVLLPWGVAALASMAALAWMPANAHVIVGALAGGVTGLLMPPRSAKQEAAS; encoded by the coding sequence ATGTCTTCAAACCCGTCTTCTCCTCCCACCCCGGGCGCCCGGCTCGACCGGGCCGGCACGTTATCCGGCCTCAAGCGCATGGCGCCGATGTCGCTGTTCGTGATCGCCTTCGGCCTGGCGTTCGGGGTGGCAGCGCTGCAACAGGGCCTGTCTGGGCTCGAGACGCTGCTGATGAGCGGCCTGGTGTTCGCCGGTGCCGCCCAGTTCGCGGTGCTGGACCTGTGGGGCCCCGAGATCCCGGTGATCGCGCTGATCGCCACCACCTTCGCCATCAACGCCCGTCACCTCCTGATGGGCGCCTCGCTCTATCCCTGGCTGCGCCACCTGCCGCCCCGGCAGCGCTACTCAAGCCTGCTCATCTTGAGCGACTCCAACTGGGCCATGGCGGCGTCGGACTACCGGCGCGGCGAGACGAATGTCGGCATGCTGGTCGGTGGCGGCCTAGCGCTGTGGATGGCCTGGATGGTCGGCACGCTGATCGGCGTGGTGTTCGGCAGCGGCATCAGCGACCCCGAGCGCTTCGGCCTGGACGTGATCATGGGCTGCTTCCTGCTGGCCATGCTGGTAGGCGGCACGCGGGACCCCTGGGTGCTTCTGCCCTGGGGCGTGGCGGCTCTGGCGAGCATGGCGGCATTGGCCTGGATGCCGGCCAATGCCCATGTGATCGTCGGCGCCCTGGCGGGCGGCGTCACCGGATTGCTGATGCCACCTCGGTCGGCGAAGCAGGAGGCCGCGTCATGA
- a CDS encoding HAD family phosphatase produces MDSVIFDCDGVLVDSEAIAEATLTDLLAAWLPDLATEQELTAALGMTTANILGHLEARSAHRLPADATARVDETIEARLADELDAIDGVAEAIKAIESLALPLAVVSNSRRQRVLASLATTGLDALLGEVPIFTADQVTQPKPDPALYRLAAGQLGCEPGDCLVVEDSVAGVTAAYSAGMTVIGFTGASHVPAGQEARLRDAGAWQILPHMRGLEALVQQWLDTRRL; encoded by the coding sequence ATGGATAGCGTGATCTTCGATTGCGACGGCGTGCTGGTGGACAGCGAGGCCATCGCCGAGGCCACCCTGACTGACCTGCTGGCGGCCTGGCTGCCGGACCTGGCCACCGAGCAGGAGCTGACGGCGGCGCTGGGCATGACCACCGCGAATATTCTCGGCCACCTCGAAGCGCGCAGTGCCCATCGCCTGCCGGCCGATGCCACAGCCCGGGTCGACGAGACCATCGAGGCGCGCCTGGCCGATGAGCTTGACGCCATCGACGGCGTCGCCGAGGCCATCAAGGCCATTGAGTCGCTCGCGCTGCCACTGGCGGTGGTCTCCAACAGCCGCCGCCAGCGGGTACTGGCATCGCTTGCTACCACCGGTCTCGATGCTCTCTTGGGCGAGGTGCCGATCTTCACCGCCGACCAGGTGACGCAACCCAAACCGGACCCGGCGCTCTATCGCCTGGCTGCCGGGCAGCTGGGCTGTGAGCCCGGCGACTGCCTGGTGGTGGAGGACAGCGTCGCCGGTGTGACCGCGGCCTATAGCGCCGGCATGACGGTGATCGGTTTCACTGGTGCCAGCCATGTGCCGGCGGGACAGGAAGCGCGGCTGCGTGACGCCGGGGCCTGGCAAATCCTGCCTCATATGCGGGGGCTGGAGGCGCTGGTGCAGCAGTGGCTCGACACTCGCCGGCTGTAA
- a CDS encoding LLM class flavin-dependent oxidoreductase — MSRLAHSRLSNTALSVLDLAPIRQGGSAADTFKETVALAQQAERLGFSRYWLAEHHNIEGIASAATSVLIGHVAGQTERIRVGSGGIMLPNHPPLVIAEQFGTLATLYPDRIDLGLGRAPGSDGATMAAMRRNPQAGVNDFPERLEELRGYLDEASPGQRVKAIPGQGTHVPTWLLGSSDYSARLAARLGLPFAFAAQFAPAQLLEALRLYRDNFQPSAVLDAPYAMVGLPVIAAESDLHAQYLATTAQQKFLNLIRGRPTRSLPPVEALDWNARERAQVEQFLGAAVIGGPETVKQQLERVIEVTGADELMLHTDVFAQQDRLQSYEIVAGVWRS, encoded by the coding sequence ATGTCACGTCTCGCCCACTCACGTCTCTCGAACACGGCCCTGTCGGTGCTCGACCTGGCACCAATTCGCCAAGGCGGCAGCGCCGCCGATACGTTCAAGGAAACCGTCGCCCTCGCTCAGCAGGCCGAGCGGCTGGGGTTCAGCCGCTACTGGCTCGCCGAGCACCACAATATCGAGGGCATCGCCAGCGCGGCCACCTCGGTACTGATCGGCCATGTGGCCGGCCAGACCGAGCGCATCCGCGTGGGCAGCGGGGGCATCATGCTGCCCAACCATCCGCCGCTGGTGATCGCCGAGCAGTTCGGCACCCTGGCCACCCTCTACCCGGATCGCATCGACCTGGGCCTGGGGCGCGCACCAGGCTCTGACGGCGCCACCATGGCCGCCATGCGCCGCAATCCCCAGGCCGGCGTCAACGACTTCCCTGAACGGCTCGAGGAGCTACGGGGCTATCTCGACGAGGCGAGCCCTGGCCAGCGGGTCAAGGCGATTCCCGGTCAAGGCACCCATGTCCCCACCTGGCTGCTCGGCTCCAGCGACTACAGCGCCAGGCTAGCCGCCAGGCTCGGTCTGCCCTTCGCCTTCGCCGCCCAGTTCGCGCCTGCCCAGCTGCTCGAGGCGCTCAGGCTCTATCGCGACAACTTCCAGCCCTCGGCGGTTCTGGACGCCCCCTACGCGATGGTCGGCCTGCCGGTGATCGCCGCCGAGAGCGATCTCCACGCCCAGTACCTGGCGACTACCGCCCAACAGAAGTTTCTCAACCTGATCCGGGGTCGGCCGACCCGCTCGCTGCCTCCGGTCGAGGCACTGGACTGGAATGCCCGTGAGCGGGCGCAGGTCGAGCAGTTCCTTGGGGCAGCGGTAATCGGCGGGCCCGAGACGGTCAAGCAGCAGCTCGAAAGGGTCATCGAGGTCACCGGCGCCGATGAGCTGATGCTGCATACGGATGTCTTCGCCCAGCAGGACCGGCTGCAAAGCTATGAGATCGTCGCCGGGGTATGGCGGAGCTGA
- a CDS encoding nucleoside/nucleotide kinase family protein has protein sequence MIAHIHDMAAQLLEASMHRQRFIVALAGPPAAGKSFLSEWLCRELNLRHPGIAAVVPMDGYHFDNAVLEPEGLVPVKGAPETFDIDGLRQDLTRIRRADRSVAVPVFDRPLDLARAGGRLITLEHRLIIVEGNYLLLDQGDWPALRPLYGLTLFLDVPDEVLEARLIQRWLGMGQDQDGALERTRDKDLLNARLIKTASVAADVNWAATV, from the coding sequence ATGATCGCGCATATTCATGACATGGCCGCGCAGCTGCTCGAGGCCTCGATGCATCGCCAGCGTTTCATCGTGGCCCTCGCCGGCCCGCCTGCGGCCGGCAAGTCGTTCCTCTCGGAATGGCTGTGTCGCGAACTCAACCTGCGACACCCCGGCATCGCCGCCGTGGTGCCCATGGATGGCTACCACTTCGATAACGCCGTGCTCGAGCCCGAAGGGCTGGTGCCGGTGAAAGGCGCCCCGGAGACCTTTGATATCGATGGTCTTCGGCAGGACCTGACCCGCATTCGGCGCGCCGATCGCAGCGTGGCGGTGCCGGTCTTCGACAGGCCGCTGGATCTGGCCCGGGCGGGTGGGCGGCTGATCACCCTCGAGCACCGGCTGATCATCGTCGAGGGCAACTATCTGCTGCTCGATCAGGGCGACTGGCCGGCGCTGCGGCCGCTATATGGCCTGACGCTGTTTCTCGATGTTCCGGATGAGGTCCTCGAGGCCCGCCTGATCCAGCGCTGGCTCGGCATGGGACAGGACCAGGACGGCGCCCTCGAGCGGACCCGCGACAAGGACTTGCTCAACGCCCGGCTGATCAAAACCGCATCGGTAGCCGCCGATGTCAATTGGGCCGCGACTGTCTGA